In Kushneria marisflavi, the following are encoded in one genomic region:
- the holA gene encoding DNA polymerase III subunit delta: MRVYPDKLHEQLARKLSSIYIVAGEEPLLHMEACDAIRHRAREAGVEEREILQVEQGFGWHQLMESTNNLSLFATSRLIELRLGSQSPGQEGARALESYAQQADSSSDILLISAGRMERRLLQSKWFKTLESKGVHVPVWPIDHQRLHFWVRDRAGRHGLDLDQEAARLLAERTEGNLLAADQALIRLALVHPAGARLNAKAVAADTEDSARFDVFNLTDACLRGERDRAVRIVTGLREEGIEAPVVLWALTRELRTLLSVRQHMDQGQSLEHACKAQRPMIPEKRRPQYQQALKRLPLKRLHKLLLLSQRIDQAIKGAAPLPTWASLADLALTLAGGRGMLAEMADSYRITLAGRG; the protein is encoded by the coding sequence ATGAGGGTCTACCCTGACAAGCTGCACGAGCAGCTTGCGCGCAAGCTCTCGTCCATCTATATCGTGGCGGGCGAAGAGCCGCTGCTGCATATGGAAGCCTGTGATGCCATCCGCCATCGCGCCCGTGAAGCCGGTGTCGAGGAGCGAGAAATCCTGCAGGTCGAACAGGGATTTGGATGGCATCAGCTGATGGAGAGCACCAACAACCTGTCGCTGTTTGCCACATCTCGACTGATCGAGCTGCGACTGGGATCACAGTCACCCGGTCAGGAGGGCGCCCGTGCACTGGAGTCCTACGCGCAGCAGGCTGACAGTAGCAGCGATATCCTGCTGATCAGTGCCGGGCGCATGGAACGGCGCCTTTTGCAGAGCAAGTGGTTCAAAACGCTTGAAAGCAAGGGCGTCCATGTCCCGGTGTGGCCCATCGACCACCAGCGGCTGCACTTCTGGGTGCGTGACCGCGCCGGACGCCACGGGCTGGATCTGGATCAGGAGGCAGCCCGCCTGCTTGCCGAGCGCACCGAAGGCAATCTGCTGGCAGCAGATCAGGCGCTGATTCGTCTTGCGCTGGTTCATCCCGCCGGGGCAAGACTGAATGCGAAGGCGGTTGCTGCCGATACAGAAGATAGTGCTCGCTTTGATGTCTTCAACCTGACGGATGCCTGCCTGCGCGGTGAGCGCGACCGGGCAGTGCGAATCGTAACGGGTCTGAGAGAAGAAGGTATCGAGGCCCCCGTGGTGTTGTGGGCACTGACTCGTGAGCTGCGTACGCTGCTCTCCGTTCGGCAACACATGGATCAGGGCCAGAGCCTTGAACATGCCTGCAAGGCGCAAAGACCCATGATTCCCGAGAAGCGACGGCCTCAGTATCAGCAGGCCCTGAAACGACTACCTCTTAAAAGACTCCACAAGCTGTTGCTGCTGTCACAGCGCATTGATCAGGCCATCAAGGGTGCAGCCCCCCTGCCGACCTGGGCAAGCCTTGCCGATCTGGCTCTGACGCTTGCTGGTGGTCGGGGCATGCTGGCCGAAATGGCGGACAGCTATCGCATTACCCTGGCCGGGCGCGGGTAA
- the lnt gene encoding apolipoprotein N-acyltransferase, with protein MASLLQRRGVSSLLALLAGALTTLTFAPFNVWGLGPLAMAAFYLALQHVNVRQALWRGWLFGVGLFGSGASWVYVSIHDYGNTGGPLAIVLTVLFIIAMALFVMLPALLYRLAANSRLDVVAFAGAWALGEAFRSWAFTGFPWLFLGSAHVSSPLASLAPLGGVYLVSLAVALSGALLARALLSRRWWLFAPLAALWLIPMMLPTQWARPTGDDVTVSLVQGDLPQLSKWTPDGQRDAINTYFGLTRQQGLNSDLVIWPETALPMLEQQAMPFLQRVQSTLPADSTLMTGIMQRDQTGMFYNSMIALGDTPGQYRKAHLVPFGEYLPLEPLLGGLLKIFNIPMGNIGAGGNDQPPLEAHGLRLGVAICYEIVYPDLVRQRAESANALVTISNDTWFGHSIGPLQHMQMAQLRALENNRYLLRATNNGMTAIVAPDGTVQEEAPRFEPAVLNGTVRAMEGMTPFTRTGSWPTLLLALLMLLCGGILRAGQHNTHAH; from the coding sequence ATGGCCTCCCTTCTACAGCGTCGCGGCGTCAGTTCACTTCTGGCCCTGTTGGCCGGCGCACTCACGACACTGACCTTTGCCCCCTTTAACGTCTGGGGGCTTGGCCCCCTGGCGATGGCGGCATTTTATCTTGCCCTTCAGCACGTCAATGTGCGACAGGCACTGTGGCGCGGATGGTTATTTGGTGTGGGCCTGTTCGGCAGCGGCGCCTCATGGGTGTATGTCTCCATCCATGACTATGGCAATACCGGCGGGCCGCTTGCCATCGTTCTGACAGTGCTTTTTATCATCGCCATGGCGCTTTTTGTAATGCTGCCGGCACTGCTATACCGGCTTGCCGCCAACTCAAGGCTGGATGTAGTGGCCTTTGCCGGCGCATGGGCGTTGGGTGAGGCCTTTCGCAGCTGGGCCTTTACCGGTTTCCCCTGGCTCTTTCTGGGCAGTGCCCATGTCAGCTCGCCGCTGGCCAGTCTCGCGCCGCTGGGCGGGGTTTATCTGGTGTCATTGGCCGTGGCCCTGAGTGGCGCACTACTGGCCAGAGCCCTTCTGTCTCGTCGCTGGTGGCTTTTTGCACCACTCGCTGCGCTATGGCTGATCCCGATGATGCTGCCCACACAGTGGGCCAGGCCCACCGGCGATGACGTGACCGTATCCCTGGTACAGGGCGATCTTCCCCAGCTGAGTAAATGGACCCCCGACGGTCAGCGGGATGCGATCAATACCTACTTTGGCCTGACCCGCCAGCAGGGGCTGAACAGCGACCTGGTCATCTGGCCGGAAACCGCCCTTCCGATGCTGGAGCAGCAGGCCATGCCGTTTTTGCAGCGCGTACAGTCGACACTGCCGGCGGACAGCACATTGATGACCGGCATCATGCAACGCGATCAAACCGGCATGTTCTACAACAGCATGATTGCGCTTGGAGACACGCCGGGCCAGTACCGAAAGGCGCACCTGGTACCCTTCGGCGAATATTTACCACTGGAACCCCTGCTGGGCGGGTTGCTGAAGATATTTAATATCCCGATGGGCAATATCGGCGCCGGCGGCAACGATCAGCCGCCGCTTGAGGCTCACGGCCTGCGTCTGGGCGTCGCGATCTGTTATGAAATTGTCTATCCCGATCTGGTACGGCAGCGAGCCGAGAGTGCCAACGCGCTGGTCACCATTTCCAATGACACCTGGTTTGGACACTCCATAGGGCCGCTGCAGCATATGCAAATGGCACAACTCAGGGCGCTGGAAAACAACCGCTATTTACTCAGGGCCACCAATAATGGCATGACCGCCATCGTGGCACCGGATGGCACGGTTCAGGAAGAGGCTCCGCGCTTTGAGCCAGCCGTGCTCAACGGCACCGTTCGTGCAATGGAAGGTATGACACCCTTCACACGTACGGGCAGCTGGCCGACGCTACTCCTGGCACTGTTAATGTTGCTTTGCGGTGGTATCTTGCGCGCCGGGCAACACAACACTCACGCTCACTGA
- a CDS encoding YdcF family protein: protein MLTLLKMYLLPPGIIIVALLFTLVVVWHWRRRWGRRLSIAVVLVFWALSTSRVATLLMDPLETEVPIATQKQWEQAQAIVILSGGRLFGQSQLNDFDDVTPMAMQRLADGARIKRQTDLPVLISGGGGRRGTRHPPEADLMAFRFESSFGLPTRWREVQSHNTEQNALYSARILRDDNIDTVILVTSAWHMPRAKRAFENEGINVLAAPTGFTARAGFGPRSFSPDMTALGNSYWALHEYIGLLVGR, encoded by the coding sequence ATGCTGACGCTTTTAAAGATGTATCTTCTGCCGCCGGGCATCATTATTGTGGCGCTTTTGTTTACCCTGGTGGTCGTGTGGCACTGGCGACGACGCTGGGGGCGACGACTGAGCATCGCCGTCGTGCTGGTCTTCTGGGCGCTGTCGACCTCACGTGTGGCCACCCTGCTGATGGATCCGCTTGAAACCGAGGTGCCCATTGCCACTCAAAAACAGTGGGAACAGGCACAGGCGATTGTCATTCTCAGCGGTGGCCGGCTGTTCGGACAATCTCAGCTCAACGATTTTGACGACGTCACCCCCATGGCCATGCAGCGCCTGGCCGATGGTGCCCGCATCAAGCGCCAGACCGATCTGCCAGTGCTGATCAGTGGTGGCGGTGGCCGTCGCGGTACTCGACACCCGCCCGAAGCCGATCTCATGGCCTTTCGTTTTGAGAGCAGCTTTGGTCTGCCAACACGATGGCGTGAAGTTCAAAGCCACAATACGGAGCAGAACGCGCTCTACAGCGCCCGCATACTGCGCGATGACAATATCGATACCGTGATTCTGGTGACCAGTGCCTGGCACATGCCTCGTGCCAAGCGTGCCTTTGAAAACGAAGGCATCAATGTGCTGGCCGCACCGACCGGATTTACGGCACGGGCAGGCTTTGGACCACGTAGCTTCTCACCGGACATGACCGCGCTGGGCAACAGCTACTGGGCCCTGCATGAATACATCGGGTTACTGGTGGGGAGATAG
- a CDS encoding universal stress protein: MSEYYQHVLVAVDLTRDSGLVLARAIRIARRNQNARVSIIHTLEPLGFAYGGDIPMDLTSIQDQLDGHARDRLAEVADEHGIPREDQHVVVGMPDAEIHRFAGERDVDLIVVGSHGRTGFALLLGSTSTGVLHGAKCDVLAVRVGADGEATE; the protein is encoded by the coding sequence ATGAGCGAATATTATCAGCACGTACTGGTGGCCGTTGACCTGACACGTGACTCCGGTCTGGTTCTGGCGCGCGCCATTCGCATCGCACGGCGAAACCAGAATGCACGGGTCTCCATCATCCACACCCTCGAACCGCTGGGCTTTGCCTACGGCGGTGATATTCCCATGGACCTCACCAGCATTCAGGATCAGCTGGATGGTCATGCCCGGGATCGCCTGGCTGAAGTTGCCGACGAACACGGTATCCCGCGTGAAGATCAACATGTGGTAGTGGGCATGCCTGATGCCGAGATTCATCGTTTTGCCGGTGAGCGTGATGTGGATCTGATCGTGGTCGGCTCTCACGGCAGAACCGGGTTTGCCCTGCTGCTTGGCTCTACTTCCACCGGCGTGCTGCACGGCGCCAAATGCGATGTGCTGGCCGTACGTGTCGGTGCTGATGGCGAAGCTACCGAGTAA
- the slyA gene encoding transcriptional regulator SlyA: MHESLCLKVSRVPRLWRAVIDKRLAPLGMTHTRWVTLYHLWRYGDGQAQCDLARTIGVEAPSLVRTLDQLGQQGLIERRPSEEDRRTKLVYLTTQATPLLEEIERAVNDARSDMLKDISEEDLEHFERVLTLIESNGSHELALQDSEPSA, from the coding sequence ATGCACGAATCTCTCTGCCTCAAGGTTTCGCGTGTACCGCGGCTGTGGCGCGCCGTTATCGACAAGCGGCTCGCTCCTCTTGGCATGACGCATACGCGTTGGGTCACGCTTTATCATCTATGGCGCTATGGAGATGGTCAGGCACAGTGTGATCTGGCACGCACGATTGGCGTCGAGGCGCCGTCGTTGGTGCGCACGCTGGATCAACTGGGTCAGCAGGGATTGATCGAGCGACGCCCCAGCGAAGAAGATCGTCGTACCAAGCTGGTATATCTCACGACTCAGGCCACGCCCTTGCTCGAAGAGATCGAAAGAGCCGTCAACGATGCGCGCAGTGACATGCTCAAGGACATCAGTGAAGAAGATCTCGAACATTTCGAGCGTGTTCTGACCCTGATCGAGAGCAACGGCAGCCACGAACTGGCGCTGCAGGACAGCGAGCCATCGGCGTGA
- a CDS encoding DUF5924 family protein, whose translation MNSVSDLVPARLERLYHWLRRYYWLWPLISFGSGIFSFFLISRQQSLGAWLALALMMTWLLLSLESLWSWWHRHREHSSLPRLLATFCAQLTHQETLFFCLPFFLITTVWDSGQAIFTGLLVLCAIVSIIDPLYFQIAEKRRWLYFSYHALCVFAVLLVVGPLLLRLSTGTSLLLAAIAFPLVALPSLISVLRPDRAWRWLVLLVLAIGISGGAWALRTFIPPATLWIDASALSPSFDEAAREPRGSMVLTSDNLRARGLYAFTAIHAPLGLNEHIRHVWRHEGKVVDEIDLTIQGGRDQGYRAWSRKQHFGADVAGDWQVDVVTDAGQRLGVIRFEVIDDVDQARKVDGHLERTPGIGWLRRHQKD comes from the coding sequence ATGAACAGCGTCTCCGATCTCGTCCCTGCTCGGCTGGAACGTCTCTATCACTGGCTGCGTCGCTATTATTGGCTGTGGCCGCTGATCAGTTTTGGCAGCGGTATTTTCAGCTTTTTTTTGATCAGTCGTCAGCAGAGCCTGGGCGCATGGCTGGCGCTGGCGCTGATGATGACCTGGCTTTTGCTGTCGCTTGAAAGCCTCTGGAGCTGGTGGCATCGACACCGTGAACATTCATCACTGCCACGGCTGCTGGCGACCTTTTGCGCGCAGTTGACTCACCAGGAAACCCTGTTCTTCTGCCTGCCCTTTTTTCTGATCACCACCGTCTGGGACAGCGGTCAGGCCATCTTTACCGGACTGCTGGTGCTTTGCGCCATCGTCTCCATCATTGATCCCCTCTATTTCCAGATCGCCGAAAAGCGCCGCTGGCTCTATTTCAGCTATCACGCCCTGTGCGTGTTTGCCGTGCTGCTGGTGGTCGGCCCCCTGCTGCTGAGACTGTCTACCGGTACCAGTCTGCTGCTGGCCGCCATCGCCTTCCCGCTGGTAGCGCTGCCCAGCCTGATCAGTGTCCTGCGCCCCGATCGGGCCTGGCGCTGGCTGGTCTTGCTGGTACTGGCCATCGGCATCAGCGGCGGCGCCTGGGCCCTGCGAACCTTCATTCCGCCCGCCACGCTGTGGATCGATGCCAGCGCACTGTCGCCGTCCTTTGATGAGGCCGCGCGTGAACCCAGAGGCAGCATGGTGCTGACCTCCGACAATCTGCGTGCCCGGGGGCTTTATGCCTTTACGGCCATTCATGCGCCGCTGGGGCTCAATGAGCATATTCGCCACGTCTGGCGCCACGAGGGCAAGGTCGTGGACGAGATCGACCTGACCATTCAGGGCGGCAGGGATCAGGGCTATCGGGCATGGTCGCGCAAGCAGCACTTTGGTGCCGATGTTGCAGGAGACTGGCAGGTAGACGTGGTAACGGATGCCGGACAGCGGCTGGGCGTGATACGCTTTGAGGTGATCGACGATGTCGATCAGGCCCGCAAGGTCGATGGCCATCTTGAAAGAACGCCTGGTATCGGCTGGCTGCGCAGGCATCAGAAGGATTGA
- a CDS encoding MFS transporter, with product MHQVIVASAIGNFVEWFDFAIYGFLAIVIAQHFFPPGEPALALLQTFAVFAVSFALRPIGGLFFGKLGDRIGRKRVLAITILMMAGATALIGVLPTYGAIGIAAPLLLALARCIQGFSAGGEYAGACTYVLEHAPTHQKARYGSLIPVSTFMAFGCAAGLTLLLSTVMSNGTMESWGWRIPFLIAAPLGLIGLYMRLHLEESPAFKALQKTPETPHARVSETVRAHGATIVCLSAFISATALSFYMFTTYLVTYMQVAGNATRATALLASLGALVFSGLLCPVIGRLSDRIGRRNTIRAACICLMVAVFPAYYLAGSGEMLPAMLGASLLAVGAVMCGVVTAVLLAEQFPTRVRYTASALCYNVAYTIFGGTAPLIATWLIDLTGNSLAPAFYLIAIALLAFVGGSRLPESSQRALDDNEAGWHDQPAPKLKGATIAS from the coding sequence ATGCATCAAGTGATCGTCGCCTCGGCGATCGGCAACTTCGTCGAGTGGTTCGATTTTGCCATCTATGGTTTTCTCGCCATCGTCATCGCCCAGCATTTCTTTCCACCGGGCGAGCCGGCACTCGCCCTGCTGCAGACCTTTGCCGTTTTTGCGGTGTCCTTTGCCCTGCGCCCGATTGGTGGGCTCTTTTTTGGCAAGTTAGGGGACCGCATCGGACGCAAGCGGGTACTGGCCATTACCATCCTGATGATGGCCGGGGCCACCGCGTTGATCGGGGTACTGCCCACCTATGGCGCCATTGGCATCGCTGCACCGCTTCTACTGGCCCTGGCGCGCTGCATTCAGGGCTTTTCGGCAGGTGGTGAATATGCCGGCGCCTGTACCTATGTGCTTGAGCATGCCCCAACGCATCAAAAGGCGCGCTACGGCAGCCTGATTCCGGTCTCTACCTTTATGGCCTTTGGCTGTGCTGCCGGATTGACCCTGCTGTTAAGCACCGTCATGTCGAACGGCACCATGGAGTCCTGGGGCTGGCGCATTCCGTTCCTGATCGCCGCTCCCCTCGGGCTGATCGGTTTGTACATGCGCTTGCACCTCGAAGAATCCCCCGCGTTTAAGGCGCTTCAGAAAACCCCCGAAACACCTCATGCCAGGGTCAGTGAAACGGTCAGAGCCCACGGCGCGACCATCGTCTGCCTCAGTGCCTTCATTTCTGCCACGGCGCTGTCGTTTTACATGTTCACGACCTATCTGGTGACCTATATGCAGGTGGCTGGTAACGCCACACGTGCCACGGCCTTGCTGGCGAGTCTGGGCGCACTGGTGTTTTCAGGGCTTTTGTGTCCTGTAATCGGCCGCCTGTCAGATCGTATCGGGCGTCGAAACACCATCCGCGCGGCCTGTATCTGTCTGATGGTGGCAGTCTTTCCGGCCTACTATCTGGCTGGCAGTGGCGAAATGTTGCCTGCCATGCTGGGGGCATCGCTGCTGGCCGTGGGCGCGGTCATGTGTGGCGTAGTGACGGCCGTTCTGCTGGCCGAACAGTTCCCGACCCGGGTGCGCTATACGGCGTCTGCGCTGTGCTACAACGTGGCCTATACCATCTTTGGAGGAACGGCACCGCTGATCGCGACATGGCTGATCGACCTGACCGGAAACTCTCTGGCGCCGGCCTTCTATCTGATCGCCATCGCATTGCTGGCTTTCGTGGGTGGATCACGTCTGCCGGAGTCCTCGCAGCGGGCGCTGGATGACAATGAAGCAGGCTGGCATGACCAGCCCGCACCAAAGCTGAAGGGAGCCACCATAGCTTCCTGA
- the leuS gene encoding leucine--tRNA ligase: protein MDAQYNPFEIERTAQQFWEKNRCFKAVEDANREKYYSLCMFPYPSGKLHMGHVRNYTIGDVVSRFQRMKGKNVLQPMGWDAFGMPAENAAIKNRVAPGDWTHQNIDYMRDQLKALGFAYDWDREFATCDSDYYRWEQWFFARLVEKGLVYKKNSTVNWDPVDQTVLANEQVIDGRGWRSGALVERRDIPLWFLKITDYAEELLADLEHVDWPEQVKTMQRNWIGKSRGLELSFDVAEDGPALPEGSEALTVFTTRPDTLMGVTYLAVAADHPLADAASAHVEGMTAFRQECRQGGTSEADMATMEKKGLATGFEAIHPISGDCLPVFVANFVLMEYGTGAVMAVPGHDQRDWEFATKYDLTIRPVIADGKGNAPDLSEGAFTEHGTLINSGEYDGLDFDAAFSAISARLEQEGRGVVKTNFRLRDWGVARQRYWGAPIPVKYGPEGQTVPLTDDELPVELPQEVEFDATGSPLKKMPAFYDLGDGWVRETDTFDTFMESSWYYARFCCADNDQAMLDERANYWLPVDIYIGGIEHAILHLLYARFFHKLMRDFGLVESDEPFKRLLTQGMVVAETYYRELPNGGRDWFNPLEVTVDRDDRGRPLTARLISDGEPVTPGGIEKMSKSKNNGVDPQSMIDRFGADTVRLFMMFAAPPEQSLEWSDSGVEGAHRFLKRLWRQVIEHVENGAPAALAIESLTDDQRTLRRKTHETIAKASDDIGRRITFNTAIAAVMELSNAVSRFEDTSPQGLAVVREALEACVLLLAPITPHAMHALWHQLGHDTPAIDADWPQIDEQALTRDSVELAVQVNGKLRGRISMPASAERDDIEQAAMKDANVERHIEGKTVRKVIVVPGKLINIVVG, encoded by the coding sequence ATGGACGCACAATACAACCCCTTCGAAATCGAACGCACCGCCCAGCAGTTCTGGGAAAAAAACCGCTGTTTCAAGGCGGTTGAAGATGCCAATCGCGAAAAGTATTACAGCCTGTGCATGTTTCCCTACCCCAGCGGCAAACTGCACATGGGGCATGTGCGTAACTATACCATCGGCGATGTCGTCTCCCGCTTTCAACGCATGAAGGGCAAAAACGTCCTGCAGCCCATGGGCTGGGATGCCTTTGGCATGCCGGCTGAAAATGCCGCGATCAAGAACCGGGTCGCCCCCGGTGACTGGACCCATCAAAACATCGACTATATGCGCGACCAGCTCAAGGCGCTTGGTTTTGCCTATGACTGGGACCGCGAATTTGCGACCTGTGACAGCGACTATTATCGCTGGGAACAGTGGTTTTTTGCGCGTCTGGTCGAAAAGGGACTGGTCTACAAGAAAAACTCCACAGTCAACTGGGATCCAGTGGATCAGACAGTGCTGGCCAATGAGCAGGTCATCGACGGCCGTGGCTGGCGCTCGGGCGCGCTGGTCGAACGTCGTGACATCCCGCTGTGGTTTCTAAAAATTACCGATTACGCCGAAGAACTGCTGGCAGACCTCGAGCATGTTGACTGGCCCGAACAGGTCAAGACCATGCAGCGCAACTGGATCGGCAAGTCACGCGGTCTGGAGTTGAGCTTTGATGTGGCAGAAGATGGCCCCGCGCTACCGGAAGGTAGCGAGGCGCTGACGGTATTCACGACCCGTCCGGATACCCTGATGGGCGTGACCTATCTGGCCGTCGCCGCCGACCATCCGCTGGCAGACGCCGCCAGCGCCCATGTCGAAGGCATGACGGCCTTTCGTCAGGAATGTCGCCAGGGTGGTACGTCGGAGGCCGACATGGCCACCATGGAGAAAAAGGGACTGGCCACCGGTTTTGAGGCCATTCACCCCATCAGTGGCGATTGCCTGCCCGTCTTCGTGGCCAACTTCGTTCTTATGGAGTACGGCACTGGCGCCGTCATGGCCGTGCCCGGGCACGACCAGCGTGACTGGGAATTTGCGACAAAATACGATCTGACCATTCGCCCGGTCATCGCTGATGGAAAAGGTAATGCCCCCGATCTGTCTGAGGGCGCCTTTACCGAGCACGGTACGCTGATCAATTCCGGTGAATATGACGGACTGGATTTTGATGCGGCCTTTTCCGCCATTTCCGCCCGGCTCGAGCAGGAAGGCCGCGGTGTGGTGAAAACCAACTTCCGCCTGCGTGACTGGGGGGTGGCCCGCCAGCGTTACTGGGGTGCACCGATTCCAGTCAAGTATGGCCCTGAAGGCCAGACGGTCCCGCTGACCGATGACGAGCTGCCGGTCGAACTGCCCCAGGAGGTCGAGTTTGACGCCACCGGCTCACCGCTGAAGAAAATGCCGGCCTTTTATGATCTGGGCGACGGCTGGGTTCGCGAAACCGATACCTTTGACACCTTCATGGAGTCGTCCTGGTACTACGCCCGCTTCTGCTGCGCCGATAACGATCAGGCCATGCTGGATGAGCGTGCCAATTACTGGCTGCCGGTGGACATCTACATCGGTGGCATTGAGCACGCCATTTTGCACCTGCTTTATGCGCGCTTCTTCCACAAGCTGATGCGCGACTTCGGTCTGGTCGAGAGCGACGAGCCCTTCAAGCGCCTGCTCACGCAGGGCATGGTGGTGGCTGAAACCTACTACCGCGAACTGCCCAATGGCGGCCGTGACTGGTTCAATCCGCTGGAGGTCACGGTAGATCGTGACGACCGTGGCCGCCCGCTCACTGCACGCCTGATCAGCGATGGTGAACCGGTTACCCCCGGCGGCATCGAGAAGATGTCGAAGTCGAAAAACAACGGCGTCGATCCGCAATCCATGATCGACCGCTTTGGTGCCGACACCGTTCGACTGTTCATGATGTTCGCCGCCCCGCCCGAGCAGTCGCTCGAATGGTCCGACTCCGGCGTTGAAGGCGCTCATCGTTTCCTCAAGCGTCTCTGGCGCCAGGTCATTGAACATGTCGAAAACGGTGCGCCGGCCGCTCTGGCAATCGAGAGTCTCACGGACGATCAGCGCACGCTGCGGCGCAAGACGCATGAAACCATTGCCAAGGCCAGCGACGATATCGGCCGACGCATTACGTTCAACACCGCCATTGCGGCCGTTATGGAGCTTTCCAACGCCGTCTCGCGTTTTGAGGATACCAGCCCTCAGGGACTGGCCGTGGTTCGCGAAGCACTGGAAGCCTGTGTGCTGCTGCTCGCGCCCATCACTCCACACGCCATGCATGCGCTCTGGCATCAGCTGGGCCACGACACGCCCGCCATTGATGCCGACTGGCCACAGATCGATGAGCAGGCGCTGACGCGTGACAGCGTCGAACTTGCCGTTCAGGTCAACGGCAAGCTTCGAGGCCGCATCAGCATGCCGGCCAGCGCCGAGCGGGATGACATCGAGCAGGCCGCCATGAAGGATGCCAACGTCGAACGTCATATTGAAGGCAAGACGGTACGCAAGGTCATCGTGGTACCCGGCAAGCTGATCAATATCGTGGTTGGCTGA
- a CDS encoding zinc ribbon-containing protein yields MAEHDKSSRDNDIEPAIRTQDAPQTSSESSAEHGSGRLSEAYERIVARFNNRSDSLSREGLQEELDEALSFEADVEEFTRDELAILRAWVERDVSEFRRYLVSGGESLAGFLGIDLSMLSERLRHGLLSVADRTALDQRRFEEELEVARADYTEGEVVAPGRMSCVHCEHPVILHYRQLLEPCHQCGHRYFQRAPS; encoded by the coding sequence ATGGCTGAGCATGATAAATCTTCAAGAGACAATGATATCGAGCCTGCAATCCGCACGCAGGATGCCCCGCAGACGTCTTCCGAGTCCTCTGCCGAACACGGTTCCGGTCGTCTTTCCGAGGCTTATGAGCGCATCGTGGCGCGGTTTAATAATCGAAGCGACTCGCTGTCACGAGAGGGGCTACAGGAGGAACTCGATGAAGCGCTGAGCTTTGAGGCGGATGTTGAAGAATTCACCCGTGACGAGCTTGCCATTCTGCGAGCCTGGGTGGAGCGCGATGTCAGCGAATTTCGGCGCTACCTGGTCAGCGGCGGAGAGAGTCTGGCGGGCTTTCTGGGTATCGATCTGAGCATGCTGTCCGAGCGCTTGCGTCATGGCCTCCTGTCCGTGGCCGATCGTACGGCGCTGGATCAGCGCCGTTTTGAAGAAGAGCTTGAGGTGGCGCGCGCTGACTATACCGAAGGCGAAGTGGTGGCGCCGGGCCGCATGTCCTGCGTTCACTGCGAGCATCCTGTCATCCTGCATTATCGACAGCTGCTTGAGCCCTGCCATCAGTGTGGCCATCGCTATTTTCAGCGCGCGCCGTCCTGA
- a CDS encoding LPS-assembly lipoprotein LptE, with product MKRRSFIAGLAGAGLMLALAGCGFQLRGTGPGSTLTLGELALESADGPTSALTRQVTQELNSAGVTLNDQAPLRLNLGSEEFLERELTFGDAGTQERQLTLTVPWSLQRVDDGAYLASQESVVVSGTFYTSSDQLLTRDDAREALKDELHQEAARRLIDRLQTFQPDSAGTVHASSTASSS from the coding sequence GTGAAAAGACGCTCGTTTATTGCAGGCCTGGCAGGCGCAGGCCTCATGCTGGCTCTGGCCGGCTGCGGTTTCCAGCTTCGCGGCACGGGGCCCGGCAGCACGCTTACTCTCGGTGAGCTGGCGCTGGAAAGTGCCGATGGCCCGACCAGCGCGCTGACTCGCCAGGTCACTCAGGAACTCAACAGCGCCGGTGTGACGCTTAACGACCAGGCACCCTTGCGCCTCAACCTGGGCTCCGAAGAATTTTTGGAGCGCGAACTGACGTTTGGTGATGCCGGCACGCAGGAGCGTCAGCTGACGCTGACCGTCCCCTGGTCGCTGCAGAGAGTCGACGACGGTGCCTATCTGGCCAGTCAGGAAAGCGTGGTCGTATCGGGGACCTTCTATACCAGCAGTGATCAGCTGCTGACCCGTGACGACGCGCGCGAGGCATTAAAGGATGAGCTTCATCAGGAAGCGGCCCGTCGTCTGATCGACCGACTGCAAACCTTCCAGCCGGACAGTGCCGGAACGGTTCACGCTTCATCGACGGCATCATCATCCTGA